From Rutidosis leptorrhynchoides isolate AG116_Rl617_1_P2 chromosome 3, CSIRO_AGI_Rlap_v1, whole genome shotgun sequence, a single genomic window includes:
- the LOC139902523 gene encoding uncharacterized protein, protein MSFNIRGFGSGKESKIGDCRKLINREKPDILAIQETKSKNLCNNWVSLLWGSNDFGFIQKDMIGKSGGMLLIWENKEFIAEQTLVDDFFLAVKGIWKNKDCSCYIVNVYGPHDDSNKVKMWDTLESLVGVDGKACVLCGDFNEVRVQEERFNCVFNERRARMFNNFIEKTQLIDIPMGGKKFTRICDNGIKFAKLDRFLVSEKFFQLWEELSVLALERKLSDHCPIILRDRVIDFGPKPINVFDDWLDVEGADQVISSAWNERVEGWRLDIVFRLKLKKVKMALKEWCKDKFGRLDADIADLQNAANNWEKIAESRILSDDKRGEWMDIRKKWLGKEKVKSNMARQKAKGKWILEGDENSKYFYSIIRR, encoded by the coding sequence ATGTCTTTTAATATTCGAGGGTTTGGGTCGGGAAAAGAGAGTAAAATCGGGGATTGTAGAAAATTGATCAATCGTGAGAAACCAGATATCTTAGCTATTCAAGAGACAAAGAGTAAAAACTTGTGTAACAATTGGGTAAGTTTGTTGTGGGGCTCTAATGATTTCGGGTTCATCCAAAAGGATATGATTGGGAAATCGGGTGGTATGTTGTTAATTTGGGAAAATAAAGAGTTCATTGCTGAGCAAACTCTTGTGGATGATTTCTTCTTAGCGGTAAAAGGGATAtggaaaaataaagattgttcttgCTATATAGTGAATGTTTACGGTCCACATGACGATTCAAATAAAGTTAAAATGTGGGATACGCTGGAATCGTTGGTTGGTGTCGATGGTAAAGCTTGTGTTTTATGTGGGGATTTCAACGAAGTCAGAGTTCAGGAAGAAAGATTCAATTGTGTTTTCAACGAAAGAAGAGCGAGAATGTTCAACAACTTTATAGAAAAAACACAATTAATCGATATTCCAATGGGGGGTAAGAAGTTCACTCGGATTTGCGATAACGGTATCAAGTTTGCAAAGTTAGATAGATTTTTAGTTTCAGAAAAGTTTTTTCAACTTTGGGAAGaattatctgtgctagctcttgaGAGAAAATTATCCGATCATTGCCCAATAATTCTTAGAGATCGCGTAATCGATTTTGGACCCAAGCCGATCAATGTGTTCGATGATTGGCTCGATGTCGAAGGTGCTGATCAGGTAATATCTTCTGCTTGGAACGAAAGGGTAGAAGGATGGCGTCTTGACATTGTGTTTCGCCTCAAACTTAAGAAAGTAAAGATGGCTTTAAAGGAATGGTGCAAAGATAAATTCGGGAGGTTAGATGCTGACATAGCAGATCTTCAAAATGCCGCCAACAATTGGGAAAAGATCGCCGAGTCGAGAATATTATCTGATGATAAAAGAGGAGAATGGATGGACATAAGGAAGAAATGGTTAGGAAAGGAGAAGGTCAAATCAAACATGGCTAGGCAAAAGGCGAAAGGAAAGTGGATTTTGGAGGGTGACGAAAATTCAAAATATTTTTATTCCATCATCCGAAGATGA